GGGTTAATACCGTCAAGTATTTCTTCTGCCATACTATCCTCCTAAAAGATAATATTCCTAATGAATAACTTAAATTCTGATGAATTTAGAAAATATTAGACTTATTCTGGGTAATATTTTTCAATAAATTCATCTTTTACTCTTTTAAGTTCAGTCTTAGGCAATATGGTTAATAATTTCCAACCAAGATCTAAAGTTTCTACAATACTTCTGTCTTCGTCTTTAGCTTGAGTGATGAACTCATCTTCGAAAGCTTGAGCAAATGCCAAGAAACTTTGGTCCCTTTCAGTAAGAGCATCTTCCCCTACTACTGCAACCAAGTCTCTTAAGTTACGTCCTTCTGCGTAAGCGGAATAAAGCTGGTCAGATACACCACTGTGGTCATCACGAGTTTTGTCTCCACCGATACCACCACTCATCAAACGAGATAAGGATGGAAGTACGTCTACAGGTGGGTAAATACCTTTCCTGTGAATATCCCTACTGAGTACGATTTGTCCTTCAGTAATATATCCGGTTAAGTCAGGAATTGGGTGAGTAATATCGTCTTGAGGCATAACCAATATAGGCATCTGAGTAATTGAACCGTCTTTACCTGCAATACGTCCTGCACGTTCGTAAATACCGGCTAAGTCAGTGTACATGTAACCAGGGTAACCTCTACGACCAGGTACTTCGTCCCTAGCTGCGGAAATTTCCCTTAATGCTTCACAGTAGTTGGATAAGTCAGTGAGGATAACCAATACGTGCATACCAAGTTCAAATGCCATGTATTCAGCAGTTGTGAGTGCCATCTTAGGAGTAAGAATCCTTTCAATAGCAGGGTCGTCTGCCAAGTTCATGAATACAGTTACCTTTTCCAATGCTCCAGTTCTTTCAAAGTCTCTCATAAAGAAGTTTGCTTCTTCGTGAGTAATACCCATAGCAGCAAAAATTACTGCAAACTCGTCATCGGAACCTACTACTTTAGCTTGTCTTGCAATTTGAGCAGCTAAGTCGTTGTGTGGTAAACCGGATCCTGAAAAGATAGGTAACTTTTGTCCTCTTACCAAAGTGTTCATTCCATCAATAGTGGAAATACCGGTTTGGATAAACTCTGCAGGGAATTCTCTTGATGCAGGGTTCATTGGGTTACCGTTAATATCCAATTCCTTTTCTGGGATGATTTCTGGACCACCGTCAATAGGTTTACCAGTACCGTCGAAGATACGACCCATCATGTCTTTTGAAACACCGATTTTAGCGGTTTCACCAGTAAATCTTACTTTGGTGTTCAAGGTGTTTAAGTCAGTAGTACCTTCGAATACTTGAACAACAGCAACATCATCTTTAACTTCTAATACTTGTCCTCTTCTGTGTTCACCGGTAGGAGCTTCAATTTCTACGATTTCGTTATAAGCTACACCTTCAACACCTTCTACTACCATCAAAGGACCAGAAACTTCAGAAACTGTTGTATATTCTCTTGTTTTAATATCAGCATTCATTTTTATACCTCAGCACATTGTGTTACAACTTTTTCTTGAATTTCTTTGATTCTTGCTTCAAATTCATCTTCTGGGATGTATTTCATTCTAGCAATGTCCTCTTTAACAGTTAAAGCTGCAATATCCTTTACATCTGCACCACGTTCTACAGCACCACTTGCTGCTTCGTGGAATTTAAGAATGGTTGCTAACATACCTGCTTGTTTGGATGGAGAACAGTAAGTGTCTACATCGTCGTATGCGTTTTGCTGCAAGAAGTCTTCTCTTAACATACGGGTGGTTTCGAGTACAACTTGTTCAGAATCTGGCAATGCGTCAGGACCTACTAACTGTACAATTTCTTCAAGCTCGGATTCTTTTTGTAATAATACCATAGCTTGGTCCCTGTTTGCTCTCCATTCATCTGAAGCGTTTTCTTGCCACCAGTTGGTAATACTTTCTACGTATAAAGAGTAACTTTGTAGCCAGTTAATGGAAGGGAAGTGACGTTTATCTGCAAGAGATGCGTCCAATGCCCAAAATACTTTACAGATACGTAAGGTGTTCTGGGTAACCGGTTCGGATAAGTCCCCACCAGGAGGTGATACCGCACCTACTACAGTAACGGAAGATTCCTTAGGATCTTGACCAAGGGTGATAACCCTTCCAGCTCTTTCGTAGAACTGTGCAAGTCTGGATGCTAAGTATGCTGGGTAACCTTCTTCCCCAGGCATTTCTTCCAATCTTCCTGAAATCTCCCTCATAGCTTCTGCCCATCTGGAAGTTGAGTCTGCCATGAGCGCTACGTCGTAACCTTGGTCACGGAAGTATTCAGCAATAGTAATACCAGTGTATACACATGCTTCACGAGCTGCTACTGGCATGTTGGAAGTGTTTGCAATAAGAACGGTTCTGTCCATGATTGGATTTCCGGTCTTAGGGTCAGTAAGGAATGGGAACTCGGTAAGTACCTCAGTCATTTCGTTTCCACGTTCTCCACATCCAATATATACCACAATATCTGCGTCTGCCCATTTAGCTAATTGCTGTTGGGTAACAGTCTTACCTGAACCGAAAGGACCAGGAATAGCTGCTGCTCCTCCTTTAGCTAAACAGAAGAAAGTGTCTTGTGCTCTTTGACCGGTAATAAGTGGAATGTCCGGATCCAATTTTTCTTGGTATGGACGACCTTTACGTACAGGCCATTTTTGCAACATTTGAATTTCTTCAATTCCATCATCGGTTTCTACTTCTGCAATAGTTTCAAGTACTGTGTATTCTGCTTGTGCAGCAATAGACTTAATGGTACCTTCAATCATTGGTGGAACCATAATTTTTTGAACAACTGCAGATGTTTCTTGTACTTGTCCGAGTACATCTCCACCAGTGACTTTGTCTCCTACTTTAGCGATAGGTTCGAAAGTCCATTTTTTCTCTTTGTCAATAGAGTCCACATCAATACCTCTAGCGATGTAATCACCAGAAATACCTTTGATGACTTCTAAAGGTCTTTGAATTCCATCAAAAATGGAACCCATTACACCAGGTCCAAGTTCTACAGACAATGGACCTCCAGTACTTTCCACTTTCTCACCAGGTTTTACCCCAGCGGTTTCTTCATAAACTTGAATGGTAGCGGTGTCACCTTCGAGCTCAATAATCTCTCCGATAAGCTTAGCGTCACCTACTCTTACCACTTCATACATTTGAGTTCCTCTCATCCCATCTGCGACGATAACAGGACCTGCAATTTTAATAATATTTCCTTCATTAATCATTTAACCATCTCTACCCCGATAACTCTCTTAATAAGAGCTGCCATTTGATCGGCACCGCCTTCAGATGAACCAGACTTATCTGGTATCTCAATAACCATTGGTAACACATCAGAACCAAGACGTTTATTAATATGTTCTCTTATGTTATCAGCTATCTTTTGTGTAATTATAATAATTGAAATTTCATCGTTCAATAACTCATCAAGAGCATTTTTAGCTTCTTCATCATTATTTACAATAATACCTTTTTTAACTCCACCAAGTTTAAAACCAGTGACAGTATCGATATCTCCGATTATAGCGACATCACTCATACTAACATCTCCCTAATTTTAGATATTGGGAAGTCTTCTTCTCTTTTAGCTCTTGCAATGACTTTCAAGTTTTTGACTTCAACCTCTTTTTGAGACAAGAATCCAATTATAGGTCCAATGCCTAAAGGCTTTTTCATGGAATAGGATTTTGCAGAGTCGACTAAAAACTTGTCTAAAGCCTTTTCAAAGAGAGCTACAGATCCAGTTTCATTGTATTCCGGAAGTACATCAGTAAGCACATCAGAGTATTTGGTTCCTTCCAAAGAGGAAATAACTCCAGTGACATCTTCTGCTTCCATAAGATCTTTAAGCTTCCATTCTCTTAATTGATATCCACTATCAATCATGTAAGGACTGATAGCATCATAATCTAATCCATCAACTTTTGCTCTTAATATTAATTTAATGTTAGCTACGTCAACTTGATTTCCAACATATGAATAGAGAATTTGCTTGTTCTCATCAGATGGTGTTTCTGAGGAAGCAAGGAGCTTGTCCAAATAATATTTGTCCAATGCGGATTCTAAAGGAAGGACCATGTTTGTCTTTTCATATTCAGGAAGCACTTCTTCTAAAATCGGCGCATACTCAGTTCCATCCAATCCTGCAACAACATCGGTTACAGTGTCAGCATCACTTAAACGTTGTAAATCTTCGTATAAGGAACCTGTAGGAATTAAAAGTTCTTCAGTAGCCTCTTTGCTTAATCCTGCCTCTTTGGCAGTGAGCAAGCTTTTAATATTAGCAATGTCAGATTTCTTTGCCATCACTTTAAATGAAGATTGAATTTCTTTAGGAGCCATACGTGAAACCAAATCGTAAGTTTCACCAAGTTGAATGTCTAATGCCTTTTCAAGTGTATAATTATCCAAGTATTCAGCATAGTCAGGAGATCCTCTGAGATAGTTGGTAATTTCCTCAACGTTGTTTGCTTCAACAAGTTCGGAAATCTGTTTGTCATCAAACAATCTTCCTTTTCTTGCTCTTACTCTCGCATTAGGATGAAGATATGGATAAACATCTAAAATTGGTCTAGTTGCAACAATTACAATAATTGCACCAATAACTACAAATGCTAAAAGAACTATTGCTAAAAATGCCTCATTGGAAAGTCCTAAGGAACTTATGATTGTAGCAATTTCATCAGCCATAATTCATCTCTCCTAATCAAATAAAGTTTTTGCAACTTCTGAACGTAATGATTTCTTAAATCTTAACATTCTAGATTCAATAGTGTTATTAACTTGAATTTCACCATTTCTAGTTCTTAATATAGCTCCACCAATAGTGTCGATAGGTTCACCAATCTCTAAGGTAGTGTCAACATCAGTTTCAAGGGAAACTTCTGTAGCGATTAAATTAAGGTCAGAAGGTTCTTCACGTTTGATTAAAGCTTTGATCAAACCTATGATAGTGTCTAATTTATCGCTGACTTTAGGAATGTCATCCTCTTTCAATAAGACGATTAAGTCTCCACCACCAATCTCTACAGCTGCTTCTTTAATCATTTCAACTAAAGCATCAACATATTCTGGGTCATTGGTATTTGCCATATTTGTCAAATCTTCAGTAGCTTTATTGAAAGCTTCTTCGATTACTTCTTCTTTTGCCCCTAATTCTGCCCTACGAGCATTCATTTTAGCTTCAGAAATAATTTGTTGATATCTCATTTCCGCTTGCTTTGCGGCATCTTCTGAGATCTTAACTTTTGTAGCTTCAGCTCTTTTTTCACCATCAGCTAAAATGGCATCAACTTTCACTTGAGCTTCACTTTTATTTGCATCAGCTTTTGCTTGAGCATCGGACATTATGTTAGAGACAATTTTGTCTGCTCCAGAGCTCATATAACTGACCTCCTTAACCTAATATTCCACCGAATACCATAAGTAAGATAGCAATCAAGAAACCGTAAATAGCTTGAGTTTCTGGTAATGCAGAGAAGATAATACCTCTTGCGAACATGTCAGTATCTTCAACGATAGCGCCAACAGAGGAAGCTGCTGCCATACCTTGTCCCATACCGGAACCTAAACCTGCAAATCCGATAGATGCACCTACACCGATAGCTACAATACCTGCAGTAGTGGACAAGCCTTCTCCTCCACCTAATAATCCTGAGAATACAAGTAATAAAATAGCAATCAAGAATCCATAAATAGCCTGAGTTTCTGGTAATGCAGAGAAAA
This genomic window from Methanobrevibacter sp. contains:
- a CDS encoding ATP synthase subunit A; translated protein: MINEGNIIKIAGPVIVADGMRGTQMYEVVRVGDAKLIGEIIELEGDTATIQVYEETAGVKPGEKVESTGGPLSVELGPGVMGSIFDGIQRPLEVIKGISGDYIARGIDVDSIDKEKKWTFEPIAKVGDKVTGGDVLGQVQETSAVVQKIMVPPMIEGTIKSIAAQAEYTVLETIAEVETDDGIEEIQMLQKWPVRKGRPYQEKLDPDIPLITGQRAQDTFFCLAKGGAAAIPGPFGSGKTVTQQQLAKWADADIVVYIGCGERGNEMTEVLTEFPFLTDPKTGNPIMDRTVLIANTSNMPVAAREACVYTGITIAEYFRDQGYDVALMADSTSRWAEAMREISGRLEEMPGEEGYPAYLASRLAQFYERAGRVITLGQDPKESSVTVVGAVSPPGGDLSEPVTQNTLRICKVFWALDASLADKRHFPSINWLQSYSLYVESITNWWQENASDEWRANRDQAMVLLQKESELEEIVQLVGPDALPDSEQVVLETTRMLREDFLQQNAYDDVDTYCSPSKQAGMLATILKFHEAASGAVERGADVKDIAALTVKEDIARMKYIPEDEFEARIKEIQEKVVTQCAEV
- a CDS encoding V-type proton ATPase subunit E encodes the protein MSSGADKIVSNIMSDAQAKADANKSEAQVKVDAILADGEKRAEATKVKISEDAAKQAEMRYQQIISEAKMNARRAELGAKEEVIEEAFNKATEDLTNMANTNDPEYVDALVEMIKEAAVEIGGGDLIVLLKEDDIPKVSDKLDTIIGLIKALIKREEPSDLNLIATEVSLETDVDTTLEIGEPIDTIGGAILRTRNGEIQVNNTIESRMLRFKKSLRSEVAKTLFD
- a CDS encoding V-type ATP synthase subunit C, whose translation is MADEIATIISSLGLSNEAFLAIVLLAFVVIGAIIVIVATRPILDVYPYLHPNARVRARKGRLFDDKQISELVEANNVEEITNYLRGSPDYAEYLDNYTLEKALDIQLGETYDLVSRMAPKEIQSSFKVMAKKSDIANIKSLLTAKEAGLSKEATEELLIPTGSLYEDLQRLSDADTVTDVVAGLDGTEYAPILEEVLPEYEKTNMVLPLESALDKYYLDKLLASSETPSDENKQILYSYVGNQVDVANIKLILRAKVDGLDYDAISPYMIDSGYQLREWKLKDLMEAEDVTGVISSLEGTKYSDVLTDVLPEYNETGSVALFEKALDKFLVDSAKSYSMKKPLGIGPIIGFLSQKEVEVKNLKVIARAKREEDFPISKIREMLV
- a CDS encoding V-type ATP synthase subunit K (produces ATP from ADP in the presence of a proton gradient across the membrane; the K subunit is a nonenzymatic component which binds the dimeric form by interacting with the G and E subunits), coding for MVEIALGTALAAIGAGVAIGFAGLGSGLGQGMAAAGSVGAVAEDNDMFARGIIFSALPETQAIYGFLIAILLLVFSGLLGGGEGLSTTAGIVAIGVGASIGFAGLGSGMGQGMAAASSVGAIVEDTDMFARGIIFSALPETQAIYGFLIAILLMVFGGILG
- a CDS encoding ATP synthase subunit B, whose protein sequence is MNADIKTREYTTVSEVSGPLMVVEGVEGVAYNEIVEIEAPTGEHRRGQVLEVKDDVAVVQVFEGTTDLNTLNTKVRFTGETAKIGVSKDMMGRIFDGTGKPIDGGPEIIPEKELDINGNPMNPASREFPAEFIQTGISTIDGMNTLVRGQKLPIFSGSGLPHNDLAAQIARQAKVVGSDDEFAVIFAAMGITHEEANFFMRDFERTGALEKVTVFMNLADDPAIERILTPKMALTTAEYMAFELGMHVLVILTDLSNYCEALREISAARDEVPGRRGYPGYMYTDLAGIYERAGRIAGKDGSITQMPILVMPQDDITHPIPDLTGYITEGQIVLSRDIHRKGIYPPVDVLPSLSRLMSGGIGGDKTRDDHSGVSDQLYSAYAEGRNLRDLVAVVGEDALTERDQSFLAFAQAFEDEFITQAKDEDRSIVETLDLGWKLLTILPKTELKRVKDEFIEKYYPE
- a CDS encoding V-type ATP synthase subunit F, with amino-acid sequence MSDVAIIGDIDTVTGFKLGGVKKGIIVNNDEEAKNALDELLNDEISIIIITQKIADNIREHINKRLGSDVLPMVIEIPDKSGSSEGGADQMAALIKRVIGVEMVK